The Cylindrospermopsis curvispora GIHE-G1 genome contains a region encoding:
- the devC gene encoding ABC transporter permease DevC yields MLQKIPLSWLQLTREKTRLAVALSGIAFADILMFMQLGFRDALYYSNVRMHSSLKGDIVIINNQSNAVLAMKPFSSRRLYKALDAPNVSSVHPIYLDYTSWKNPVTGRSRSILTFAFNPEYNVFDLPGVSNNINKLKLPDVVLFDRSSRVEYGPIASDFDRGKTVTAEIKRRRVQVVGLFTLGASFGADGNLITSDVNFLRIFRNRQLGLIDIGLVRIKPGADVNQVATYLRGYLPPDVNVLTKQEFIDFERNYWATSTAIGFIFTLGTIMGFIVGTVIVYQILYTEVTDHLSEYATLKAIGYTQNYLLSVILQEAFMLAILGYVPGFFCVLFLYQVARDATLLPVMMSYDRAIMVLILTILMCFISGAIAIRKLRSADPADIF; encoded by the coding sequence ATGTTACAGAAAATACCTCTATCTTGGCTACAACTAACAAGAGAAAAAACTCGCCTAGCTGTGGCTTTATCAGGTATTGCTTTTGCTGATATTTTGATGTTTATGCAGTTAGGTTTTCGAGATGCATTATATTATAGTAATGTGAGAATGCACAGCAGTTTAAAGGGCGATATTGTAATTATTAATAATCAATCTAATGCTGTGTTAGCCATGAAACCTTTTTCTTCACGGCGATTATATAAGGCTTTAGATGCACCCAACGTCTCCTCTGTTCATCCTATCTATTTGGATTATACTAGCTGGAAAAATCCGGTTACTGGTCGTTCCCGCAGTATTCTGACTTTCGCATTTAATCCAGAATATAATGTTTTTGATTTACCAGGAGTCTCCAACAATATTAATAAATTAAAACTTCCTGATGTGGTATTATTTGACCGTTCTTCCAGAGTGGAATATGGTCCAATTGCTAGTGATTTTGACCGGGGTAAAACTGTTACAGCAGAGATTAAAAGACGACGGGTTCAAGTAGTGGGATTATTTACTTTGGGCGCATCTTTTGGAGCAGATGGTAATTTAATTACTAGTGATGTGAATTTCTTGAGGATATTTCGTAATCGTCAACTGGGATTAATTGATATTGGGTTAGTCCGCATTAAACCAGGAGCAGATGTTAATCAAGTTGCTACCTATTTGCGAGGCTATTTACCACCAGATGTGAATGTTTTAACTAAGCAGGAATTTATAGATTTTGAAAGAAACTATTGGGCAACTAGTACTGCTATCGGGTTTATTTTTACTTTGGGGACAATCATGGGGTTTATTGTGGGAACTGTGATTGTTTATCAAATTCTTTATACGGAGGTAACAGACCACCTATCGGAATATGCCACTCTTAAAGCTATCGGTTACACTCAAAACTATCTATTAAGTGTGATTTTACAAGAGGCTTTCATGTTGGCAATTTTAGGCTATGTCCCTGGCTTTTTTTGCGTTCTATTCCTTTACCAGGTCGCTAGAGATGCCACACTTTTACCAGTAATGATGAGCTATGATCGAGCAATAATGGTATTGATATTAACTATTCTTATGTGTTTTATCTCCGGAGCTATTGCTATTAGAAAGCTACGCTCGGCTGATCCAGCAGATATTTTTTAA